In Anaerobacillus isosaccharinicus, one genomic interval encodes:
- the fliW gene encoding flagellar assembly protein FliW, whose product MKINTKYLGEVEINEEKIIEFENGIPSFLEEKKFILLPFDESTPFYILQSITTSELGFVVVSPFHFFPDYQVKLSDATIEALTIENEEDVAVFVILTVQEPFTNTTANLQGPVVINSKVQKGKQISLNDPNYQTKHLLMPQAVGKEG is encoded by the coding sequence ATGAAGATCAATACAAAGTACTTAGGTGAAGTAGAAATAAATGAAGAAAAAATAATTGAATTTGAAAACGGTATCCCAAGCTTTTTAGAAGAGAAAAAATTTATTCTTTTACCCTTTGACGAGAGTACACCTTTTTATATATTGCAATCAATTACAACCTCAGAGCTAGGTTTCGTGGTAGTCTCACCGTTTCATTTTTTCCCTGACTACCAAGTAAAACTATCTGATGCAACAATTGAAGCATTAACGATTGAAAACGAAGAGGACGTTGCAGTATTTGTCATCCTTACTGTCCAAGAACCGTTTACAAACACAACAGCTAACTTACAAGGACCTGTTGTGATCAACAGCAAAGTTCAAAAAGGAAAACAAATATCGCTAAATGATCCTAACTATCAAACAAAACACTTACTCATGCCACAAGCTGTTGGTAAGGAGGGGTAA
- a CDS encoding DUF6470 family protein, which produces MQVPHLQISSVRGQIGLQQNRPSMNIQQPNADLSIQQNHSTLKISQTASQLFIDQTEAFADAHLKGPLRSSNEFISKSKAKLAQFIAKTAQQGDQMMRIENGFGAIPRLAEVNSELYPERELNVGSMPRSTTQVKFDYRPSEIRIDVASGMPEINVRKNAPRISIPKWQTNAYIQQKNNLSIQVVGLNINRNL; this is translated from the coding sequence ATGCAAGTACCACATTTACAAATAAGCTCTGTTCGCGGGCAAATCGGCTTGCAGCAAAATCGTCCCTCTATGAACATTCAGCAACCAAATGCGGACCTTTCGATTCAGCAAAACCATTCAACTTTAAAAATTAGCCAAACAGCATCACAACTATTTATTGACCAAACAGAAGCTTTTGCAGATGCCCATTTAAAAGGACCGTTACGAAGCTCAAATGAATTTATTTCAAAGTCAAAAGCCAAGTTAGCCCAATTTATTGCAAAAACAGCTCAACAAGGCGATCAAATGATGCGTATTGAAAACGGCTTTGGGGCAATTCCGAGACTCGCTGAAGTCAATTCAGAACTTTATCCTGAACGAGAGTTAAATGTAGGCTCTATGCCTCGAAGTACTACTCAAGTGAAGTTCGATTATCGACCTAGTGAAATTCGCATAGACGTTGCTAGTGGCATGCCAGAGATTAATGTAAGAAAAAATGCACCTAGAATTTCAATCCCAAAATGGCAAACCAATGCCTATATACAACAAAAAAATAACCTTTCAATACAAGTCGTCGGTCTAAATATAAACCGCAACCTCTAG
- the flgL gene encoding flagellar hook-associated protein FlgL — MRITQTMLANNSLRHMSNSYKSLSNIQDQLATGKKISRASQDPVVAMNGMRYRTQVTEVEQFKRNLGEVYNWMDTADATLDKVTQSLHRIRELTVQASNDTYESTQRANMSKEVEQLREHLIALANTKSNNKFIFNGTNTTNAPVDATKMNLSVDVLKPGSPDLKSLELTYNGELYTFDKDDTFISATGKTLSIADVDGAINISHKYLEKDNNEITQSLKINDIVISDRTAVSTNGQKVEIEVLKGVNIAVNINPANVFSNDFFGELIRLEKALQDPTSKSEDLTKFLNTLSTQMDKVVNERAELGARVNRVEMIEDRVMEQEVIAKRILSNNEDADMEKVIIDLKTQESVHRAALAAGARIIQPTLMDFLR, encoded by the coding sequence ATGAGAATTACGCAAACGATGCTAGCAAATAACTCATTACGTCATATGAGTAATAGTTATAAAAGTTTAAGCAATATTCAAGATCAACTTGCCACAGGTAAGAAAATATCCCGTGCTTCTCAAGATCCGGTAGTTGCCATGAACGGAATGCGTTACCGTACTCAAGTAACAGAAGTTGAGCAGTTCAAAAGAAATCTAGGTGAAGTATATAACTGGATGGATACGGCAGATGCAACACTTGATAAAGTCACACAATCGTTACATCGTATTCGTGAGTTAACTGTACAAGCTTCGAATGATACGTATGAAAGCACGCAACGAGCGAATATGTCAAAAGAGGTAGAGCAGCTAAGGGAGCACCTTATTGCATTAGCTAATACAAAATCGAATAATAAATTTATTTTTAATGGGACGAATACGACGAATGCGCCGGTCGATGCTACGAAAATGAACTTAAGTGTAGATGTGCTAAAACCAGGCAGCCCCGATTTAAAGTCATTAGAACTTACTTATAACGGCGAATTATACACGTTCGATAAAGATGATACTTTTATTAGCGCGACTGGGAAAACGCTTAGTATTGCAGATGTTGATGGTGCAATCAACATCAGTCATAAGTATTTGGAAAAAGATAACAATGAAATTACTCAGTCATTAAAAATTAATGATATCGTTATTTCTGACAGAACAGCCGTTTCAACAAACGGTCAAAAAGTTGAAATTGAAGTGTTAAAAGGAGTTAATATTGCTGTTAACATTAACCCTGCGAATGTGTTCTCGAATGATTTTTTCGGTGAGCTTATTCGTCTAGAAAAAGCCCTTCAAGATCCAACTTCAAAATCAGAAGACTTGACTAAGTTTTTAAACACTTTAAGCACGCAAATGGATAAAGTCGTTAACGAAAGAGCAGAACTTGGTGCGCGTGTGAACCGTGTCGAAATGATTGAAGATCGCGTCATGGAGCAAGAGGTTATCGCAAAGAGAATTCTATCGAATAATGAAGATGCTGATATGGAAAAGGTTATTATTGACTTAAAAACCCAAGAAAGTGTTCACCGTGCAGCGCTAGCAGCTGGAGCAAGAATTATTCAACCGACGTTAATGGACTTTTTGAGGTAG
- the flgK gene encoding flagellar hook-associated protein FlgK, translating into MRSTFHGLETGRRALFTHQTALHTTGHNIANANTPGYSRQRVNFMQTEPFPTPGLNQPAIPGQLGTGVKAGAIQRIREGFLDMQYRAETSKFGYWDSRHVALSKMEDIMNEPTEDGLAKTLDRFWTSLQDLSVHPEDSGARSVVRQRGIAVAETFNYTADSLKAVQRDMKSQINVTVNEVNSLARQINNLNKQIASVEPHGFLPNDLYDQRDALVDRLSQIVNVKVEQVGSGGQALEIAEGKYTIKLIDENGRDLGVTLVDGKRLEANEMRVSFHEDTGLVEHVYVASANALKDPNFDYKKSGGVNIFNVESFRAVGNLKADLEAFGYMTKNGEEKGLYPEMLRNLDQMVHTFVQEFNAVHRAGWNLNEIATGKKTDPPVDFFDFGSFVPGAGNFQGAASSLRVSDKIMSHLDNIAASAKGDSSINVRMEENGPLLSGIYTGTGNVTLAVRYVMEDEIGQWQYSTDTSDDDNWTSFTANTITISGITIDVNGLTPEDGDNWSRDLFVGSRAIGFSGDGSNALALANVKDANLSFGGTTTNVQSFYQGVIGDMAVNTNEAERMTRNADTLRLSVDQRRESVSGVSLDEEMTNLIQFQHAYNAAARTITMVDEMLDKIINGMGLVGR; encoded by the coding sequence ATGCGATCCACTTTTCATGGATTAGAAACAGGTCGCCGCGCACTTTTTACACACCAAACGGCGTTACATACAACAGGGCATAACATTGCTAATGCCAATACTCCTGGCTATTCCAGACAGCGAGTCAATTTCATGCAAACAGAACCATTCCCAACACCAGGACTTAACCAACCGGCAATTCCTGGTCAGCTTGGAACTGGGGTTAAAGCTGGAGCGATCCAACGTATTCGTGAAGGGTTTCTGGATATGCAGTACCGAGCAGAAACTAGTAAATTTGGATATTGGGATTCACGACACGTAGCTTTAAGTAAGATGGAAGACATTATGAATGAGCCGACTGAAGATGGATTAGCTAAGACCCTTGACCGTTTTTGGACATCACTACAAGATTTGTCAGTTCATCCTGAAGATTCAGGTGCGCGTTCGGTCGTTCGTCAACGTGGTATTGCTGTAGCAGAAACGTTTAATTATACAGCGGATTCACTTAAAGCAGTGCAACGTGATATGAAAAGTCAAATTAATGTCACGGTAAACGAAGTAAATTCTTTAGCAAGACAAATAAATAACTTAAACAAACAGATTGCTTCTGTTGAACCACATGGATTTTTGCCAAATGATTTATATGACCAGCGTGACGCATTAGTCGATCGCTTATCTCAAATTGTAAACGTCAAAGTCGAACAAGTAGGTAGCGGTGGTCAAGCATTAGAAATTGCTGAAGGTAAATATACAATTAAGTTAATTGATGAAAATGGACGTGACTTAGGCGTAACCTTAGTAGATGGGAAACGCTTGGAAGCAAATGAAATGAGAGTTTCCTTCCACGAAGATACTGGTTTAGTAGAGCATGTATACGTAGCTTCCGCAAATGCGCTAAAAGATCCAAACTTTGATTATAAAAAATCAGGTGGCGTTAATATTTTTAATGTAGAATCATTCCGCGCAGTTGGGAATTTGAAGGCCGATCTTGAAGCTTTTGGATATATGACAAAGAATGGCGAAGAAAAAGGCTTGTATCCTGAGATGTTGCGTAATCTAGACCAAATGGTGCACACTTTTGTTCAAGAGTTTAATGCTGTTCATCGCGCTGGTTGGAATTTAAACGAGATTGCTACTGGAAAGAAAACCGACCCACCGGTTGATTTCTTTGACTTTGGTAGTTTTGTTCCTGGAGCAGGCAATTTCCAAGGAGCAGCGTCTAGTTTAAGAGTTTCCGATAAAATCATGTCGCATTTAGATAATATTGCAGCTTCGGCAAAAGGTGATTCTTCTATTAATGTAAGGATGGAAGAGAATGGACCGCTTTTAAGTGGAATTTATACTGGTACTGGAAATGTTACATTAGCAGTTCGTTATGTTATGGAGGACGAAATAGGTCAATGGCAGTATTCGACTGATACTTCTGATGACGATAATTGGACTAGCTTTACTGCAAATACAATAACAATTTCCGGAATTACAATTGATGTAAATGGCCTCACACCTGAAGATGGAGATAATTGGAGTCGTGATCTTTTTGTAGGCTCTCGGGCAATCGGATTCTCCGGTGACGGTTCAAATGCCTTAGCTTTAGCTAACGTAAAAGATGCCAACCTAAGTTTTGGTGGCACAACAACAAACGTCCAAAGTTTTTACCAAGGGGTTATCGGTGATATGGCTGTTAACACAAACGAAGCAGAACGAATGACTCGAAATGCCGATACATTACGTCTATCTGTGGACCAACGCCGTGAGAGTGTTAGTGGCGTTTCCCTTGATGAAGAAATGACAAACTTAATCCAATTCCAACACGCATACAACGCAGCCGCAAGAACAATCACAATGGTCGACGAAATGCTCGACAAAATCATTAACGGCATGGGCTTAGTTGGTAGGTAA
- a CDS encoding flagellar protein FlgN yields MKKLVQVHRTFNDLAEEKTVSLTKGDISHLRSLLQKESAILKQLQQLEQERARLVRFFINGKGLVTEGGTLNELIPHVTNEEKEELVSLQKDLIEQIEILKKKNELNQQLIQDSLRFVNLSLDVLQPELDTGNYGRPNTDDDEPMGRSLFDSKA; encoded by the coding sequence ATGAAAAAATTAGTGCAAGTTCATCGTACATTTAATGATCTTGCTGAGGAAAAAACAGTGTCGTTAACAAAGGGAGACATCTCTCACTTACGGTCTTTATTACAAAAAGAGTCTGCAATTCTGAAGCAGCTTCAACAGCTTGAGCAAGAACGAGCTAGACTAGTACGTTTTTTTATCAATGGTAAGGGATTAGTGACAGAAGGCGGAACACTAAACGAACTAATTCCTCATGTAACAAACGAGGAAAAAGAAGAATTAGTAAGCTTGCAAAAAGATTTAATTGAACAAATCGAAATATTAAAGAAAAAAAACGAATTAAATCAGCAACTTATTCAAGATTCGTTACGTTTTGTGAACTTATCCCTTGACGTATTACAACCAGAATTAGATACAGGAAATTATGGAAGACCGAATACAGACGATGATGAGCCGATGGGGAGATCGCTTTTTGATTCAAAGGCGTAA
- the flgM gene encoding flagellar biosynthesis anti-sigma factor FlgM, which yields MKINPYGNIQNIYKKSIEKQQPKADVSKKADKLEISTEAKLMQQETRISTERKEKVEQLKAQVQSGEYKVNPQEVAKKFYEFWNE from the coding sequence ATGAAAATTAATCCGTACGGAAACATTCAAAATATTTATAAAAAATCAATCGAAAAACAACAACCAAAAGCAGACGTTTCTAAAAAGGCCGATAAATTAGAAATATCAACAGAAGCAAAGTTGATGCAACAGGAAACAAGGATTTCTACTGAAAGAAAAGAAAAGGTTGAACAGTTAAAAGCACAAGTACAGTCTGGGGAATATAAAGTAAATCCACAAGAAGTAGCAAAGAAGTTTTACGAATTTTGGAACGAATAG